The region CCACGATGGTGTAGGGGCTGAGCAGGTACCCGGTTCTGGCCCGCACCAGGCCCTGCTGCAGGTAGGCCGCCGCACCCGACAGGCCCACCGCCAGCACGCTGAACTGGCTGATCGCCACAGCCTGCGCGATGGTGATGGGGTATCCCAGCTGCGGCAGAATAAATTCCAGTGCCGGCACGACCACCACGCCGCCACCCAGCCCCAGAATGGCTCCCAGCACGCCGGCCAGCAGGCCAATAGCCACCGTTGCCAGTGTCAGGATCAAAACGCCACCACCTGCCCGTCGGTCCGTGACCCGCTGCCACCGGTCAGGGCGTCCATGTTCAACTGCGCCGGTGAGCGGCCCGAGCCGTTGAGACCGTGTACTTCGCCGCGGTCCCACACCAGGGCAAACAGGTCACCGCCGAGGCCGTTGCTGGTGGGCTCCACCACGGTCAGGGCGGCGGTGGCGATGGCGGCGTCCACAGCATTGCCGCCCTCGCGGAGAATAAACAGCCCCGCCTGCGCAGCGAGCGGTTGACTGGTGGCGACCATGCCCTGACGGGCAAGGACCGGCTGGCGGGGGATTGAGGTCTGCATGTTGCTGCACGCAGTCTACGCACTGCCTGAGGACAGAAGGTGTTCCCGATGAAGGCACGGCCAACCTGCTACCGCCGGTCTGAAGGCTCCTTTCCGCCCTTCTTGGCTTGTTTATGCCGGTACATGCGCTGGTCAGCCTCCTCGAACACCTGACCGGCACTGCGGCCACCCCCGGCATGCGCCATTCCCACACTAAGCCCCGAAGTTGGGAACCCGCCGGCCCGCAGGGTCTCTTCTGCAGTCTGCAACTGTGAGACCAGGGCAGCGTCCGCTCCAGGCGGCGCGATCAGCGCAAACTCGTCCCCGCCCAGACGGTAGGCGGTGATGTGCTCGCTTTCCATGTCCTGCAACAGCCGGGCGAAGACGCGCAGCAGATCGTCACCCCGGGCGTGCCCCTGGGTGTCGTTGAGGGTTTTCAGGCCGTCCAGGTCCATCAGCACCAGCAAAAAGGGATGATCCTCCAGCGTGCCCACTGCCTGCCCGAAGGCATGGCGGTTGTGCAGCCCGGTCAAGGTGTCGGTCCCGGCCAGATGCAGCGCACGCCGCAGTTGAACAATATGGGAGATGTTGTCTCTCATCAGCAGCCGAAGCTGATCTGCCAGGGCAAAAGCCAGCAGCAAGCCGTCCAGGGTGCCGCCCAGCAGGGTCAGCAGTTCCGTATTGCGCACCGGGTCCGGCATCAAACCGACATTGGCCGGCAGGATCATGGTGGCTGGGACCATCAGCGCCAGCAATCCAAACACAAAAAAACGTGCCGAGTAGAAGCCCTGGCGCCAGCTTGCCACTCCGCATACCAAAGCCAGCACCAGCCACAGCGAGACCACACCGGTCGCCAGAATGTGCGTGTACGGCAGCAGCAGAAAACTGGAGGGCAGCAGCGCCAGCGGCAGCCACAGGTTCACCCGGCTCAGGCGGCCCAGCAGGGGCAGCCGCTGGTCGAGCTTCAGAAAATGCAGGTAGAACAGCGTGTTCAGCACTGGCAGCAGAAAAAAGCCCACGTAATGCCAGCGCAGATCATAGAACCCGAACACATCTGCCGGGACATGAAAAGTAAAGGCCCATGCCACGCAGTAGGTCAGTGCGTAGGCCGCGTAGTAGAAAAAGCTGCGGTTGTGCGTGCCCGCAAAAATAAACAGGTTGTAGCAGCTCAGCGCCAGCAGCGCCCCGAAGGCAACCAGCGTCAGCAGGTTGTCCAGATTGACCTGCTGACGGTAACGGTCCTGCGGTTCAAAGCTGAAATTCGGCTGGGAAGCAAAATACGGGCTCCGGATCTGCGCAACCACCCAGGTCCGCTCACCTGGGCGCAGGGTCAGGTCCAGGCCGTAGTGCAGCATATAGGCGTGCTTCGCGCGGTAGCCAGTCTGAAAAGTCTGCACTGGCTGTCCGGGGCGGTAGACCCGCACATCCACATGCTCCATCAGGCTGCCATAAGGGTTAAACACCCAGGCGCTGTCGGAAGTCAGGTTGCGGACCTGGGCAACCAGCCAGTAGCTCCCCCCTGTGAATTTTACCTTCTCGACGGGCGTCTGGCGGTCCCGCCACGCTGGAATGTCGCGGAAGGAAAGGGGAAACTGGTGGTCACGGGCCGTGAAAAGCTGGAATCCGGCCTGCACAGCCGGAGGGCTGGTCCTTGATGACTGGGCTGCAGCCGGTGACCACAACGCTCCAAACGTCACGGCAACAACGATCAGGAAGGCCAGCACCTAGCCAGTCCAGACCGGAGCAAAGCCCCCCGGTCTTTTCTGCACGTACTTCGCCCACTGTGTCACCCGGCTGCCTGCCCTCCCTTTCCAAGCTCGACTTGAAAAAGTATGGGCAACGCTCCGATACAAGAATATGACTCAAAACAGACAATGGTTAGATTGAGATGCGGCGGCTTTCCGTAAGGGTGGCGAATGGAGGCCAATAACAAACAGGCTGGTTTTCCTGACAGATGAGGAAAACCAGCCTGCTGAAAGACAGTTGTCAGGACCAGCTGGCGGACATTTCCGTCCGCCAGCCAGAGAAGAATTACTCGACAGTCACACTCTTGGCCAGGTTGCGTGGTTTATCCACGTCCTTGCCCAGGGCCGACGCCGTGAAGTACGCCAGCAGCTGCATGGCGATGGCGTTCACGATCGGGCTGACCATCTCGTGGGCACGCGGCACGTAGATCACGTCGTCAGCGTGCTGGGCGTTCTCGGTGTCGCCGTCACTCAGGATGGCGATGACCTTGCCAGCACGGGCACGAACTTCCTGGACGTTGCTGATGGTCTTCTCCAGCAGGCGGCTCTCGGTGGCCACGACGACGACCGGCAGGTTTGCGTCGATCAGGGCGATGGGGCCGTGCTTCATCTCGCCGGCTGCGTAAGCCTCGGCGTGGATGTAGCTGATTTCCTTGAGCTTCAGCGCACCCTCGTAGGCGGTGGGCGAGTTCACGCCGCGCCCCAGGAACAGGTAGTCGCGGGCCTGGTGGTACTTCTCGGCCACCTGCTTGATCCGCTCGACACGCTCGGGCTGCAGGGCTTCTTCTACCAGGCGGGGCAGTTCGCGGGCCGCGTGCAGCAGTTCAGCGCCTTCCTTTTCGCTCAGGGTGCCGCGGGCGCGGCCCAGCCACAGTGCCAGCATCAGGAAGGCGCTGACCATGGAGGTGTAGGCCTTGGTGCTGGCCACGCCGATTTCCGGGCCGGCATGGATGTACAGGGTGTCGTCCAGCTCGCGCGTCATGGAGCTGCCCTTGGCGTTGATGACGCCCAGCGTCCGGGCGCCGCCCTTCTTGGCTTCACGCAGCGCCTCGAGGGTATCGATCGTCTCGCCGCTTTGCGACACCACAATGGCCAGGGTCTCGGGGCTGACCAGGGGGTCGCGGTAGCGGTACTCGCTGGCCACGTCCACCTCGACCGGAATGCGCGCGAGCTGCTCGATCAGGTACTCGCCCACCAGACCGGCGTAGTAGGCCGTGCCGCAGGCAATGATGGAAATCCGTTTGAAGCTGCCCGGATCAAGGTTGATGTCCAGGTTCACCTCACCGGTTTCGTCGTGCAGGCGGCCGATCAGGGTGTTGGTCAGGGCCTGGGGCTGCTCGTAGATCTCCTTGAGCATGTAGGTGTCGTAGCCGCCCTTCTCGGCCGCTTCGGCGTCCCATTCCACGCGCTCGATCTCGCGCTTGAGCTCGTTGCCCTGCAGGTCGGTCACGCGGAAGCCGTCATCGTTCAGCACGACCATGTCGCCGTCGTGCAGGAAGACCATGTTGCGGGTGTAGGCCAGCAGGGCCGGCACGTCGCTGGCCAGGAACATCTCGCCCTCGCCCACGCCCATCACCAGCGGGCTGACTGTCCGGGCTGCGACGATCTCACGGTGGTCCACGTGCGTGACGACGATGCCGTAGGCGCCGCGCACCTGCGAGAGGGCCGTGCGCACCGCGCCTTCCAGGTCGCCCTGGTAGGCTTCCTCGATCAGGTGAGCCAGGACCTCGCTGTCGGTCTCACTTTTAAAGGCATGGCCGCGGGCAATCAGCCCTTCTTTGAGGCTCAGGTAATTCTCGATGATGCCGTTATGGACGATAACGATGCGGCCGTCCTCGGTGGCGTGCGGGTGCGAGTTGGTGTCGTTGGGCAGGCCGTGGGTGGCCCAGCGGGTGTGGCCGATGCCCAGCGTGCCGGCCAGCGGCGTGGATTCCAGTTCAGTGCTGAGGTTGGCCAGTTTGCCAGCCTTTTTACGCACCGTGATGCACGCTCCGTCGCCGATGGCCACGCCCGCACTGTCGTAACCGCGATATTCCAGCTTGGAGAGACCCGAGATCAGTACGTCCTGCGCCTGCTTGGGACCGATGTATCCGACAATTCCGCACATAGTTGCTCCTGCGAGGCAGGGCCTGCCATCAGGACGCCTGTGCGCCACGTGACCGCATGCCACTGCCTCTGATCCCGACAACATAAGCCGCGGGATCCGGTGTCTGATCTGATTTTTTTCACTGCGCGGCCTTATGTTTACGTTGCCGTAAGGGTTATCGCCGCGCTTCACTTACCGGAGTAAGTCGGGTAGGCCCGTGAGTAAGGGGCCTGGAGGCATCCGCAGAAACATCGCCGACCTCCACCTCGTATCCTGTCTGCGCCAGTAAATGCAGCTGACAGGCCTTGCGCTGCCCTGTTTCGTGTGAACCCGACACCAAAGGTTCACCGGGCAGCATAGCATCTGCCCGGAGCCTCAGGTGAGTATTTAGCTCAAAGGGAGACGGTTGTGCGTTCCTCGGCAGCCTGCAGGGCCTGAAGCACATCGTCAATCAGGTCCTGGGGGTCCTCGATGCCCACCGAGAGGCGCACCAGTCCAGGTGTAACGCCCTGGCGGGCCAGCGTTTCTTCGCCCAACAGCTGATGGGTGGTGCTGGCCGGGTGGCACGACAGGCTTTCCACGTCGCCCAAGCTGACGGCCTGAGTAAAAAGCTTCAGGGCGTTCAGGAACCGGAAGGCAGCGTCCTGTGAACCCAAATCCAGGCTGACCAGCCCCCCGTAGGCCTTCATCTGCCGGCCGGCCAGCTCATGGCCCGGGTGTGTGGGCAATCCCGGGTAGTGAACCGCCTGTATCCCTGGGTGGCCCAGCAGCGCAGTCGCCAGGGCCTGCGCGCCAGAGCAGTGGGCTTCCATCCGCAGCGGCAGGGTTTTCAGGCCTCGCAGCAGCAGGTAAGCCTCAAAGGGTGCCAACACCGAGCCCACATGGCGGAGCCCATGCAGACGCAGTTCAGCCACCAGTTCGGCTCCCGCAGCGACCACCCCGGCCACCACGTCACCGTGTCCGCTGATGTACTTGGTGGCCGAGTGCATCACGAGGTCCGCGCCGTGCTCCAGCGGCCGGGTCAGGTAGGGCGTGGAAAAGGTGTTGTCCACGACCACCAGGGCTCCGGCAGCGTGGGCAATGTCGCTGGCTGCCTGCAGGTCCACCACGCGGAGAGTGGGGTTGGTGGGGGTTTCCAGCCAGACCAGACGGGTGCGGCTGTTCATTACGTCCCGCAGTTCGTCCAGATCACGCACGTCGTGCACCCTGACGTCAAAGCGGCCGAGAATGTCGCGCAGCAGTCCCTCGGTGCCGCCGTACAGCGGCCCCATGAAGGCGACCTCGTCCCCCGCCTTGAGGAAGGTCAGGGCAATGGCGCTCGCTGCCCCCATGCCACTGCCGAAGGCCACGGCGTCTCCGGCTTCTTCCAGGCTGGCGACCTTCTCCTCGAAGGCACGCACAGTGGGGTTGCTCAGACGAGAGTAGAAATAACCACTTTCCTCGCCAGCAAACAGGCGGGCGCCACGCTCGGCACTGCCGTAGCCGAAGGTAGAGGTGGCATAGATAGGCACGGCGTGCGCCCCCGTGACAGGATCAAGGCCGTGGCCAGCATGCACCGCCCGGGTACGGAACCCGAACTCCTTGGATTGTTGAGCCATACCTGACTGTACTGTCTAGACGAGCGCTCCGGCCAGCGAATCTGAACGCCCTGAAAAGACGGGTCGCATGCCTTTCCCATAAGGGCTGCGTTAGGATTGGCGCACTGCCCCTTTACGGGGCTGCACGGAGACTGCACATGCCCACGTACCTGTACAAGAACATCGAAACCGGCGAGATCTACGAGCTGATCCAAAGTATGCGCGACGCCCCTTACACCCGTCACCCCGAAACCGACGTGGCCATCAAACGGATCCTGGCCCGCCCCGGCATTGCTTTCAAAGGCAGCGGCTTTTATGTCAACGACTCCCGCCCCAAGGATGAGGGCAGCAAAGGCAGCGAGTGAAAGCAGCGCGCGCCCTGGCATTGGCGGCGCTTCTGACAGCAGCGGCCACGGGCGCGTATGTCACTGGCCGTGTCACGGCGCAAAAGGCCCTCGTCACGAATGACGAAATCAATACGGTCGAGGTCACCCAGAAGGCCCTGCAGGCGGTTGTCCGGGTGGATGTCCGCCTGCGCAAGGACGCTTTGCAGCCCGGGGACGACCCCAACGAGACCGGCAGCGGGTTTTTCTACAAGAAGGACCTGATCGTCACCAACTACCACGTCATTCAGTACCAGGAGTCGATCAGCGTGGTCCTCTACAACGGCCGACGGGTCCCGGCGCGGATCGAGGGCGTGGACCGCGATATCGATATCGCCGTGCTGCGGGTCAGCGGCGTCACGGCACCCAAAACCCTGGCCTTCGGTCAGAGCGCCCGGCTGATCCCGGGGCAGAAGCTCATCACTATCGGCACGCCCCTGAAGATCCAGAACTTCGTGAGCACAGGAGTGTTCAGCGTGCTCGCCAGCGCGCGTGACGTGCCGCGCGGTGACAATCTGGCGCAGGAGGTCGGGCAGTACCTGATCACCACCGCCAGCATCCAGCAGGGCAACAGCGGCGGGCCTATCCTGGATTCCCGCGGCGCGGTCGTGGGTGTGGCCGACGCGAATGCCGCCCCCAACGCCGTGGTGCCGGGCGTGATCGGCATTGCACTGCCGGGTGACCTGGTCAAACAGAGCCTGGATGATCTGGAAAAGATCGGGGTTCCGCAGCGCGGCACGCTGGGCGTCACCCTGGTGGATCTGGATACCCTGGACCCGGCGCTGCGCAACCTTGCCGGCCTGAGCAGCAGCGAAGGCGCCCTGGTGGACGAGGTCCCGGCCGGCACGGCAGGCGCACGTGCGGGCCTGCGCGGCTCGCTGCGCAACAGCCGCGGGCAGCTGCTTTCACCCCTGGGCGACATCATCGTGGCGGTCAACGGGCAGCGGGTCCAGAGTTCTTTCGACGTGGTGCGGCTGGTGGCCGCCAAGCGCCCGGGACAGACCATCACGCTGCGGGTGTGGCGAAACAAGAAGGCTGTGGACGTGAAGGTCACGCTGCTCAAACGCACGCTGCAGTAGGCACCTTCCCCTGGACGGGGTTCCTGATCAGGTCTTCATGTCGGAGCAGCGCTATGCTCTGAGCTGTCATGTACGTCGTGGTGGAAGGCCCCATCGGGGTAGGAAAAACAAGCCTGGCCGGGCGGCTCGCCGCGCGCTATGGCGCCGAACTCAACCTGGAAATCGTCGAGGAAAACCCCTTCCTGGCGCGCTTCTATGAGCAGCCGGACGCGTACTCGTTCCAGGTACAGGTCTTCTTTCTGCTCTCACGCTTCAAGCAGCTCTCGGCCCTTTCACAGCCGGGACTGTTCAGCGGGAACGTGGTCAGCGACTACCTGTTCGACAAGGACTTCATCTTTGCGGCCATGAACCTCAAAGACGCTGAATTCCACCTGTACGAGGACCTCTACGCGCACCTCTCGCCGCGCCTGCCCACCCCTGATCTGGTGATCTACCTGCGGGCCGACACCGACGAGCTGCTGCGCCGCATCGCCCGGCGCGGGCGGCCGTTCGAGCGCGATATGCAGGCCAGTTATCTGGCCGAACTGACCAGCCGCTACGACGAGTACTTCCGCACTTACCGCCATCCGCTGCTGACCATCGAGGCCGGCCAGTACGACTTCGTGGGCTGCGCCGAGGATGAACAGGTCATCCTGGAGCGCATTCACGACGCCCTGCAGCCTAAAACAGCCGCCGACTGATCCGCCCTTCGCTGCTTTCTGCTTCTCGCGCCTGCCCGGGGCCTGCCGGCGCATCCACGCAAGGTGGTCTGATATGTACCTCGCCATTTCCGGCAACATCGGCAGCGGCAAAAGCACCCTGACGCGCATGCTCAGCGACCGCTACGGGCTGCGGCCGGTGTACGAGCCCTACGCGGACAATCCCTACCTGGAAGATTTCTACCGGGATATGCGGCGGTACTCGTTTCATTCGCAGGTGTACTTTCTGTCCCGGCGGCTCGAACAGCACCTGAACACGGTGACGGGCGCCCGCTACGTGATCCAGGACCGCACGGTGTTTGAAGACGCCAACATCTTCGCGCGCAACCTGTTCGAATCCGGC is a window of Deinococcus deserti VCD115 DNA encoding:
- a CDS encoding sensor domain-containing diguanylate cyclase → MLAFLIVVAVTFGALWSPAAAQSSRTSPPAVQAGFQLFTARDHQFPLSFRDIPAWRDRQTPVEKVKFTGGSYWLVAQVRNLTSDSAWVFNPYGSLMEHVDVRVYRPGQPVQTFQTGYRAKHAYMLHYGLDLTLRPGERTWVVAQIRSPYFASQPNFSFEPQDRYRQQVNLDNLLTLVAFGALLALSCYNLFIFAGTHNRSFFYYAAYALTYCVAWAFTFHVPADVFGFYDLRWHYVGFFLLPVLNTLFYLHFLKLDQRLPLLGRLSRVNLWLPLALLPSSFLLLPYTHILATGVVSLWLVLALVCGVASWRQGFYSARFFVFGLLALMVPATMILPANVGLMPDPVRNTELLTLLGGTLDGLLLAFALADQLRLLMRDNISHIVQLRRALHLAGTDTLTGLHNRHAFGQAVGTLEDHPFLLVLMDLDGLKTLNDTQGHARGDDLLRVFARLLQDMESEHITAYRLGGDEFALIAPPGADAALVSQLQTAEETLRAGGFPTSGLSVGMAHAGGGRSAGQVFEEADQRMYRHKQAKKGGKEPSDRR
- the glmS gene encoding glutamine--fructose-6-phosphate transaminase (isomerizing) translates to MCGIVGYIGPKQAQDVLISGLSKLEYRGYDSAGVAIGDGACITVRKKAGKLANLSTELESTPLAGTLGIGHTRWATHGLPNDTNSHPHATEDGRIVIVHNGIIENYLSLKEGLIARGHAFKSETDSEVLAHLIEEAYQGDLEGAVRTALSQVRGAYGIVVTHVDHREIVAARTVSPLVMGVGEGEMFLASDVPALLAYTRNMVFLHDGDMVVLNDDGFRVTDLQGNELKREIERVEWDAEAAEKGGYDTYMLKEIYEQPQALTNTLIGRLHDETGEVNLDINLDPGSFKRISIIACGTAYYAGLVGEYLIEQLARIPVEVDVASEYRYRDPLVSPETLAIVVSQSGETIDTLEALREAKKGGARTLGVINAKGSSMTRELDDTLYIHAGPEIGVASTKAYTSMVSAFLMLALWLGRARGTLSEKEGAELLHAARELPRLVEEALQPERVERIKQVAEKYHQARDYLFLGRGVNSPTAYEGALKLKEISYIHAEAYAAGEMKHGPIALIDANLPVVVVATESRLLEKTISNVQEVRARAGKVIAILSDGDTENAQHADDVIYVPRAHEMVSPIVNAIAMQLLAYFTASALGKDVDKPRNLAKSVTVE
- a CDS encoding trans-sulfuration enzyme family protein, which translates into the protein MAQQSKEFGFRTRAVHAGHGLDPVTGAHAVPIYATSTFGYGSAERGARLFAGEESGYFYSRLSNPTVRAFEEKVASLEEAGDAVAFGSGMGAASAIALTFLKAGDEVAFMGPLYGGTEGLLRDILGRFDVRVHDVRDLDELRDVMNSRTRLVWLETPTNPTLRVVDLQAASDIAHAAGALVVVDNTFSTPYLTRPLEHGADLVMHSATKYISGHGDVVAGVVAAGAELVAELRLHGLRHVGSVLAPFEAYLLLRGLKTLPLRMEAHCSGAQALATALLGHPGIQAVHYPGLPTHPGHELAGRQMKAYGGLVSLDLGSQDAAFRFLNALKLFTQAVSLGDVESLSCHPASTTHQLLGEETLARQGVTPGLVRLSVGIEDPQDLIDDVLQALQAAEERTTVSL
- a CDS encoding FmdB family zinc ribbon protein — protein: MPTYLYKNIETGEIYELIQSMRDAPYTRHPETDVAIKRILARPGIAFKGSGFYVNDSRPKDEGSKGSE
- a CDS encoding S1C family serine protease, translating into MKAARALALAALLTAAATGAYVTGRVTAQKALVTNDEINTVEVTQKALQAVVRVDVRLRKDALQPGDDPNETGSGFFYKKDLIVTNYHVIQYQESISVVLYNGRRVPARIEGVDRDIDIAVLRVSGVTAPKTLAFGQSARLIPGQKLITIGTPLKIQNFVSTGVFSVLASARDVPRGDNLAQEVGQYLITTASIQQGNSGGPILDSRGAVVGVADANAAPNAVVPGVIGIALPGDLVKQSLDDLEKIGVPQRGTLGVTLVDLDTLDPALRNLAGLSSSEGALVDEVPAGTAGARAGLRGSLRNSRGQLLSPLGDIIVAVNGQRVQSSFDVVRLVAAKRPGQTITLRVWRNKKAVDVKVTLLKRTLQ
- a CDS encoding deoxynucleoside kinase, encoding MYVVVEGPIGVGKTSLAGRLAARYGAELNLEIVEENPFLARFYEQPDAYSFQVQVFFLLSRFKQLSALSQPGLFSGNVVSDYLFDKDFIFAAMNLKDAEFHLYEDLYAHLSPRLPTPDLVIYLRADTDELLRRIARRGRPFERDMQASYLAELTSRYDEYFRTYRHPLLTIEAGQYDFVGCAEDEQVILERIHDALQPKTAAD